The region AAATAAAACCatcttctattttaaaaaataactctccaataatgataaaaaaataatggcttaatatatagtttgatccctgaatttgtatcattttatccatctaacctctaaacttaacgtctcacctatcgaacctctgaaatagttaaataatttgatttgacacttaaacttaataaatacataaatattaaaCCCCTTCGTGTCCACATGTCACCTGAAACATtatagaagaaattgtgtacggaggaattaaatgtttacgtatttatcaagttcaggggtcaaatcggattatttaacaagttcagagactcgataggtgagacgttaaatttaagggttagataggtaaaagggtacaagttcaggggccCAAATATATATTCAGACAAAAAATAATGTCAAAATCAAATGACGATTTATCATCCATCCATCATCCcccaataaaaatatttgtgttGTCTAATCTGCCATTAAATTTAGGATTAATTCTATAAAAAGTCACGATTTTTAcacgaatttttattttaatcacgacttttaaaagttgccatataaaaccacgacctttcattttttttcaaatctatcaccaaatcaatttttggtgtatttttgatgacgtggGCGCCATAATCCggcatatttgaaaaaaatgaaaggtaaaattcaccggaaaatagtcggtgatagatttaaaaaaaaatgaaaggtcgtggttttatatggcaatttttaaaagtcgtgattaaaatgaaaattcgtgtaaagatcATGACTTTTTATGGAAAACCCTTAAATTTACAgtatataaactaaaataaatttttgaaaattagaaattaaaaataaaaataattttcactcCAAATCGACAATATAGCttggatatttttatttttccatgttGAATTCTATGCCTGATTTTCCTGTCTTTTACCCTAATGTGCGAGCAAGTTGAGTCAAATTGGCAAATGTTAGATTAGGTAAAGCCTAGAGGGGATAAGTCAAGGAAGAAAAATGCTAATCGTACTCTAATCCCAATGCctaaataatatttgaaatgCATGTGATGGAACTTTAGCTATCGCATGCAACAAAATACCTTGTTCAAAACCACAATCTGTTGGCCAATaggttttttttcttcatactGCTTTCGTATCTTTAGCGGTTTTTCCTCTACTAATAcattttatatgtaataatttgttttatataaaaaattaaaaacttgaCTATGTAAATATTAACATTAAACATAAACTTTCCTATTATAATGAACAAAaagatttaaattcaataaaaattgaataccTGCAATTTAcgataaaaataataactatAAAATGACGGAAccattgaaaaatatattattttttatactttttaattgtataaaattttCTAACTCGTCAATCTTAatcaatgttttaattttttaattttaattgtatctATTTGTTCAAATTGAGgtgaaaaatattttcaaaaatatttttatatttaaaatttttaatggtaattttttatttggaacAAATGAAGCTATATGAAGAATATAATATTGTTTCCACTCTATTCTAAACAAAAGGCTAAAATCGAAATCGAAAATTAgaacatactaatttaaattggcaatttgaaaagtttagactataaataaaaaaataaaataaaataaatattgttgAATGATTAACTGTAATTAAATTATGTCTATTAATTTAAGATGgagaaataatattttaattcagtATGATTATATTTTTACCTTTCAAAAATCACCCCTttgtcttttgttttgtttagtaaattaagtatcaaattaattcaaagaCTAATTTGTGAGGTCTGTGCAATTATGCACTAAACAAGCTACTAAATCTTATccatttatttgtttattttaaaaaattgcataagtgtaaaaaaaatattttgtcggTTTTCTGTGCCACGTCAGACGTTAAATCCTAGCCAATGGAACTGAGGAGTGAAGACTTCGCTGTCCCGCACTTTTGTCATGCGAGCCCACCATTCCATTCCAtcagttaaaataaaaatctgcTTTCTGATGCGATCAAAAACATCACTCTGCGGTTACCTCACCTTACGCAACGTACCAATTATCATTTGCCACGTCATAAAACTAGAATCTTAGCTTTTCCCCTGCTTGTATCACCCAACCGTAACGTCTGGAGCTACCTCCGCCCATCAAAGACTTTTGCATGtgcatttatttataaaaaaaagttatgtgAATCTAATTCGCCtcgtaaatttataaaaattgttcGTTATATATACGAAgagtatttaattttaattaaaagtttactAATTAATATCATAtctattaattgattaattacatttaattatactatgtgttatatatttaatggaggatacataattttatatgtcGAAATAGATTTACATAAGTATTTctcatttaacaaattaagtGTCTATATTAATATAGTCTATAATCATTAATTACAAAATGGCCCCTATCATCCAATTTCTGATGGTGGCCAGACCAGCCAGACCTTAACACCCGTCAAAAAAAGCTACCTGTCATCTTATTTCCTTCCTTCCAAATATCTATCTTTGGAAATGGAAAAATGGCAATTTAAACAAGTAGAGAGCAAAGAGGGGAAATAAATATGGGTGATGTAAATTCagttaaattaaactaatcTATTGTGCCCGGATTGATATACtgagcggaatcgaaaccaatCCGGTCACAacataattgatttatttttattaaaggattttgattaatttagtaGTTCATTTGGTTAaagatttttaattaatctaataaCCAGTTGGTTAAATGTTTTCTATTAATTTGATAGTTTGGTTGGAACGGTTAACAAAAAACATCAATTCATTACAATTAATCAAACattttactaatttatatttagatattttttttatgttctaTCGGTTTAACTAAATTAACAAACTATTCATATCAGATCaactttattcttttaaattttagttaattcaaGTAATTTTATAAGTTCTTCTATAGAGCAAAGATAATTTGTCTAATTGGATAATTCGGctagattttatttaaattgaccGAATGCTCACCTATTGCTCACCGATAGTAACATAAAccaaagaaatttaaaataaaaagtaacgAAACTCGGATGTTTGCACTAAATAAAAACCATTGATACATACTGAATTAgacataaattttgtcatatAACGCCAATTTTACGATGAATGCGAACTTAAGAAAGTCCTACAAATTTCCTAAGAACCACCAATTCAAAAAAGGGCTATCATGTCCTAAAATTTTTGcctaaaaaatgaattaaacaaATGGATGGTGGTTTTTAGAGCTTAAAAAAACATTTCCATTGAAGAAAATGGAGCatgaatgaattaaaaaaacaagaaaaggaATGGCttaattatatagaaaaatGGGACCCTGTTGAAAGAAAGGAAGCGGTTTTAGGAAGGAAGAATAAAACCGCAGGAAGGTGAAAGTTGAATTATAATAATGATGATCGTCCATCGATCATGCTTTTTCTTCACACATACAGAGATACTAATATTCAATATTAATTTCATCTTCATACACACAAGCTCTGTATATAAATACTCAATACTTCTTTGTATTTTACCATTATCTTCATCCCCATTTCTTCTAATTATCTTCCTTTCTTTGCATTTCTCTCGTTTTGTCTATTATTAATCTTGCTTTGGTTACGCTACATTTCGAGTCTCTTGAAGTTTTTTTTACAAGGTAAGCTTCAATTTCTtgctatttcaatttttttagcttGTTTCATTTGTTATGTGTAGAGTTTTAAGAATCAATCGGACTGGCCGGTTTAGCCGGTTCGACcacaaaaatacaaatccaatcgATCAAACCatataaattattcattttttgtATATCAGTTAGAGTGTGATTGATTTACTAGTTCCTTTTATAtgatagttaaaaaaaattaaatattgaaatatttaaaatgtgtgtatatattatacatacatatatacatacatcaGTGGCACTAGTAGGGCTCTAGCTATGTAAGCAAACAACACTTACAATTAgagatgaaaaaaaatcaaccgAAATTAATCTAAGTAACGGATTCATTTTCCATTAATTTGATAATTCAGTCAGTCTAGTTACAGttaaccaaatattatttatattatagtaattattttttatacttttatgaGTTTATTCAAATTAACTGACTAATTTAATCGGTTAAAgagctaaaataatttaattggttCAGTcataaaaccgaaccaaacaagtGCTCACTTCTATGTGCAATAGTTACTTAGTGGTTTGCCGCATATTCCTGCAAGATCCTTATGTGAGTTTTATTCTTTTCTCACTCTTGCTTAGAACAATACTACTACTATGTAGAGGTACATGTCGGACCAATGTATATAATTGGATTAAACATTGTTTTTCTTCTAGTACGTACCAATGTCACATTGCATAAAAATTAACGAGCTGGTTGGCTGACTAGGCCCCAGCAAATTTAAAGaaagcaacaaaaataaaaaataaaacaggtGCCACCTTCTTGATATCGTTGTCATAAGATTTAATTAAttgggttaatttaaattaatatttttagagttatcctaatttatttgaatatcGATTCACTAATTATAGTGACCCAATTTTGCATTAAGATCTTTGAGTGTCCCTACAATACCATATAAAATCTAGAAAATAATGCTTGCTTTAATTGTTAGCTTGATCTTCAAGTTCGTAGCTGAAAATGGAAATTGCTTGCTCGGGCAAGCCAATAATGTACACCTTCCATTTCTCGTTATGTTAGGTTGATTTTGTTCGGTTGGGGCTTTGGATGATCACTACTTTCTTGACTTTAATTCAGTGTTTTAAGACGCGGATTggtcaaatttttaaataggcTCAATCTATCACGTCATTTGCAGGGTAAATCTTATATTATAACATCTCACCAAAATAATGGTAAGATTGTAATAATATTTGCAGACTaaatcaattatattataacatctcattaaaataatgtcaaattgttatattattatCTGAACACATTATTacgtatttattataattttttcataattggAATTGTAAAATTACGATAATATCACTACTTCaatgatgtgtcataatataataattttagtttGCGGTGGATtaagtctacctaaaaatttctcctaaAATGAATCAATTTACACCATTCATTACtagaatataatttaaattttgaaatgagTTTTTTTGGTTACTAaattagagaaattcttagataaaCTGAGTCTGACACGTCATCCGTAGCCATTTATAAtgcaacacctcattaaaatgatgacaatatCATAATCTCACCATTTAAATTTGAATGCATTTATTGcacaattattataatattgtcATTATTTTAGTGAGGTGCTGTATTATGAATGGTTTGGTCTAtggtctacctaaaaatttctcgcTAAATTATTACGATACCCTCATTGATCCCTTAAATCACTCCTGTTTAAAAAATCTTTATTAAAGATATTAAGACAAAAGATATTAAAGTTTTACAGTGCAATTAACTGGTCCTATCtgcttcctttttttttaattatttcttggTTGTTACATTTTACCTTTTCCATAATTTCCCCCACTCTGTTTCAACCCCATTTTTTCCTATAAATTTTCAGCAATTCCACTCTTTCAATCACAACACTTCATTGTGTATCCCTTCTCTGTTCTCCATTTTTGCGTTTGGTTAGTTaaattctttcattttcttctgttttttttaaGTTCTTCCTCTCTTGTTCTTGAGTGATCTTATACAGAGATCTGTTAGTCTATAGTAATTTTTGTTTCTCTTGATCGTGCACATGGCTTAAGCTGATCCTGAGAAAATCATGCAGATCATATAAATTAACGACCAGGAACTAATCTGCATGTAATTCTGCTGAAAgttctaaaaaaaatgaattatttaatgTCATGCTGCTGTTTTTTTTTCCTGCTCTGttgtttttaaatgaaaagcTGTTCTGGTTTTGAAAGGTCAAATTCTAGCTTTTATAGAATGATGGAGaagtttatttaattagttcTGAATTCTTATCCATTTTTTTGTTtagtcaaatttaaaaaatttcttgaattttttccaCAAAAGAATTTTCCACCCACCACTTTTTGTTGATTCTTTGTATGAATAATCATGTGTTTCTTGTAGAACTCTCTTTCTCAGCCTCTGCTTTATTCCTGTTACAGAGAAGACTTTTCtttttaatcaataataatattttataaattaaaagcaATTAAAAAGTAACCAGGTGTAATTATAGATAATCCCATTAATTATATTGTACTAAATTGCACAAGTTTCTGGTTCTGTTGGACAATATTTCTTGTAAAAATGGCCAGACATGTGGCTACTGACTGAgagatctttaaattttttatgttgcATTATTTTAGACAGTAATCTTAGTTCAAGAACACactcaattaataaaaaattagtgaGGCGGTTGAGGTGgtaggttttgatttttttttctattttgagtCTTCTAGAACAATGTGATCTGTGTTATTTTTTGACTCTAAGGTGATGAATCATGTTATCTATAAATATTAGagtttttatgttgattttatattatatttgtgttacttaaatttttcttattgttatttttactGTCTTGAAGGTTTTTTTGCTGAGAATTTTCTGATCAGAAGAAGCTATGGCTGAACGAGCTATCACTCGGGTTCACAGCATTCGTGAACGTCTCGACGAGACACTTGCTGCTAACCGCAATGAGATTGTGGCCTTACTTACAAGGTATTAAAATTGTGGAAACTTGTCGAATTCTGTATTTCGGTTATTTTCATTTTCGTGTTCGAACAAATTTaatgtataataaaattcactttctttgtttttgttttgtgtttCTTTCAATAAGTGTTTAGTGTATAATTCAAAGGTTGTATGCATTAATATTGGACCTAATCGTCtaaaatattcaatattttCGGGGTTTTGCAAAtctgacaattttttttttaatttcagtaaTTCTGtctcaattttgaaaaaaattaagcaattttagccaatttcaaTAATTGTACAGTTTGGTATatagttttagtattttaaaCTATGAATTAAGAAAATTAGGCGTTAATATAGCTAGAGATCTTGCTTAAAATTTTTATCAGAAAAAAGATTTATGTTTATAGAGTGGTTTATAATTATATAGAATTGTGACTTATGTTAAgactatatttatatatatttcagaATTGAAGGTAAGGGAAAAGGAATTCTTCAACACCACCAGATCATTGCTGAATTTGAGGCAATTCCTGAAGATAGCAGAAAGAAACTATTGGAGAGTGTTTTTGGTGAAGTTCTGAGAGCAGCTCAGGTGAGCTTGATCATACTTGCATATTTTCCGTTTGTTTGATCTGTATATGAAAATTATTTGACGATTTTCGAGTTAATTTTGTGTAATTATGTTACAGGAAGCAATCGTTGTGTCTCCATGGATTGCCCTTGCTGTGCGCCCAAGGCCCGGTGTGTGGGAGTATCTCAGAGTGAATGTTCATGCTCTTGCTGTTGAGGAGTTGAAAGTTGCCGAGTATCTTCACTTCAAGGAGGAACTTGTTGACCCAAGGTAAATCGGACTTGAGAAATCGTAATGTtgctcaaatttaaaatatttgaagtCAGACAGggaaactatattttttttttataagaaaggCTATGAACATTGAGTTTCGGGGTTTCAGAAGCGTTTCTGAAAATGGAAACAAAACGCTGAAACTAGATTCCATAAGTTCTCCTACAGCATATCGTAATTTGTCATATTTTTTTTCTCGTTCTCTAGATTTTGTTGTTCTGATAGTGTTGCTTGATCTTACCCAGTCAAAATGGCAACTTTGTGCTTGAGTTGGACTTTGAACCATTCAATGCATCTTTCCCTCGCCCAACACTCTCGAAGTACATCGGAAATGGTGTTGAGTTCCTCAACCGTCACCTTTCCGCGAAATTGTTTCATGACAAGGAGAGCTTCCATCCTCTGCTTGAATTTTTGAAGGTCCACTGCCACAAGGGGAAGGTATTATCACCATCATAATTCAATTTTCAGAACTTCTTTTCGGATAAATCTAATTGTTGAGTAATAGCTAATACTTTTCTCAGTTACGAGCTAAAATCATTTGGACCACGTTggtctaataaatattttcctAAGGTCTAAGTAGTTTTGTTCATTTGTGCAGAACATGATGCTGAATGACAAAATTCAGAACTTGGATTCCTTGCAATATGTTCTGAGGAAGGCAGAGGAGTATCTCATTACATTGCCAGCCACAACTCCTTGCTCCGACTTTGAGAGCAAATTCCAGGAAATTGGCTTGGAGAAAGGGTGGGGTAACACCGCTGAGCGCGTTCTTGAAATGATCCAACTTCTTTTGGATCTCCTTGAGGCTCCTGACCCATGCACTCTAGAAACTTTCCTCGGTAGAATCCCAATGGTTTTCAATGTTGTGATTATGTCGCCTCACGGATACTTTGCGCAGGACAATGTTTTGGGTTATCCTGATACTGGAGGCCAGGTCAGTTCACGAGCATAGTCTGCCACCATTTCTATTTGATTGTCTAGATTGAATGTGTAACTAACTTTTTTCAGCGTATTTCATTTCATTAGGTTGTTTATATCTTGGATCAAGTTCGTGCCTTGGAGACTGAAATGCTTCAGCGTATTAAGCAACAAGGACTTGATATCATTCCCCGTATTCTCATTGTACGGAGTTGAATTTTATGTCTATCATTTACTGTTTTATGATCTTTTTGCTCAAATCTGTGTGTTCTGTGTGCAGATCACTAGACTTCTCCCTGATGCAGTTGGAACCACCTGTGGTCAGCGTCTAGAGAAAGTCGATGGATCTGAGCATTCAGATATCCTTCGTATTCCGTTCAGAACTGAAAAGGGAATTGTCCGTAAATGGATCTCGCGTTTCGAAGTCTGGCCCTATCTAGAGACTTTCACCGAGGTTGAACATTTACTTTCACATAATTATCTTCTTCGTTATAGAAGATCATGAATTTTGACATAATAGTAACCTTTTGCTTTTGCCCTCAGGATGTTGCCACTGAAATTAGCAAGGAGTTTCAGGGCAAGCCTGATTTGATCATCGGGAATTACAGTGATGGCAACATTGTTGCTACGCTGCTGGCGCACAAATTAGGTGTTACAGAGGTTTGTTGATTTAACTTGATTATaaaatcatgattttttttctacTTGTTTCTTCCTACTTCAACTATTACAACCACTTCTTTTTGTAGTGTACCATTGCCCATGCTCTCGAAAAAACTAAATACCCGGAATCAGACATCTACTGGAAATCGATGGACGAGAAGTACCATTTCTCTTGCCAGTTTACTGCAGATCTTATAGCCATGAATCACACAGATTTCATCATCACTAGTACTTTCCAAGAAATCGCTGGAAGGTGAATTTTCTATTTCTTTACTCGGAATGTCGTGAAATGCCTCAATTGCGCATCCACCATTTAACATTGTACCTTTCCGCAATTGCAGCAAAGACACTGTTGGTCAATACGAGAGCCACACGGCTTTTACACTTCCGGGACTGTATAGAGTTGTTCACGGTATAGATGTGTTTGATCCCAAGTTCAACATTGTCTCCCCCGGAGCTGATGAGGAAATCTACTACCCCTACACAGAGACAGACCGTAGGTTGACTGCTTTCCATCCGGAAATTGAAGAGCTTCTCTACAGCCCTGTTGAGAATAAAGAACACCTGTGAGTAAATgtttttttcagaaaattgtTGGACAAAAAGATAGTATGCATGTTGATCATTACTGATGCTTTATTATTCTACAGATGCGTGCTAAAAGATCGCAACAAGCCAATCATATTCACCATGGCAAGGCTGGATAGAGTTAAGAATTTAGGTGGGCTTGTAGAGTGGTATGGAAAGAATGCCAAGCTTCGTGAATTGGCTAACCTAGTTGTCGTTGGTGGCGATAGAAGAAAGGAGTCTAAAGATCTTGAAGAGCAAGCTGAGATGAAAAAAATGCACGGTCTTATCGAGAAATATAATCTGAATGGTCAGTTCAGATGGATTTCTTCCCAAATGAACCGGGTGAGGAATGGTGAACTCTACCGATACATCTGTGATGGCAAGGGAGTGTTCGTTCAGCCTGCTATATACGAGGCTTTTGGATTGACTGTTGTTGAGGCCATGTCCTGTGGTTTACCAACTTTTGCTACTTGCAATGGTGGCCCCGCTGAGATTATTGTGCATGGAAAATCTGGATTCCATATCGACCCTTACCATGGTGATCAGGCTGCCGAGCTCCTTGTCGAATTCTTCGAGAAGAGCAAAGTTGACCCGTCTCACTGGGACAAGATCTCCCACGGAGGCCTGCAACGTATCCAGGAGAAGTAAGCTTACTGCATTTGGAAGTGTTTATGGAAACAGAAATGAAATCCAGAAACGTAGGATTCTGTTGCTAGCATTGTTCTTTTGAGTTGATctgatgaatttttatttggtttaattCACAGGTACACATGGAAAATCTATTCTCAGAGGCTATTGACCCTCACTGGTGTATATGGATTCTGGAAACATGTATCTAAACTCGACCGCCGTGAGAGCAAGCGTTACATTGAGATGTTCTATGCCTTGAAGTACAAGAAACTGGTAAGCTTTTGTCACCTCAATTCAGTACTCCACTTTGAAGCATTTCTGTTTATTGTTTGACTACAAATGCCAACTCCAACTTATCTGTGTGTCTGAAAAATTGCAGGCCGACTCGGTTCCTCTAACCGTTGAGTAAATCTGAACCAAGAGAGAAACATTGGATGGTTTGTGAGTTTTGAAGGTTCAAGTGGGAAGTTTTGAAGTTGTGAAGAATAAATATTGTCAATTTCACAATTGTGATTGGCTAAAAAACCAAGGCTTTCCATTGCTTCATTTGATCTTCTTTTTTTTCCATTCcttttgtttttccttttcaatTTGCTTTTTGCAGCATTTTATGCAATTTGGCTATTGAGCCTCTTCAATTTCAGTAAAGGTTGTGTCTTTTTTTGGGTCATTTACTTTTTCTTTATTGCAATATTAATTTCTCGAGTGTTTATACCATGCAACCGTTGTGCCACgttatttttacatcaagccaatgagcatttgcgaatggcatggcgcaacggttgtgtggtATAATTATCCTAATTTCTCATATGCCTCTTTAATAAGAAATTgttagatagactcagtctaccacgtcatccgtagactaagcctatcacataatgataCATCATAAAAATGatggtaattttataaattcgtttattacttatttacacatttaaatagtaatattacaagattgccatcattttaatgacgtgtcattatgtgttTCACTTCTCCTCTTTAACACATCCTTTTAGTTTAAGCATTTTAAAACACCGAACTGAAGTATCAATGTTATATAATTCGGAACACCAATTATTTTTTCCGGAGAAGTGAATGCGATCAGAGACTACAATGATccaatttagggttaatttgaTCTAAAAATGAAGAGTGTTATTCCTAattgatttaataataaaagatattttttctaattgattaaaataattaagtactTCTAGTTATTTAACCCTAACATATAAATTCAGGGTATTGCCGTAACCCTTTGCTCAAACTAAATTAACCGTTTAAGAAGTTAAAAAGGTTATTTCTTTTCAACTCCTCCTTGCACTATTGGTTTCTTTTTGCACCTAgagtaaaagaaaaaatggcTTTCATCTTCAAGATTTTCAAGAACTCAGAGAATCCAACAACAATAACCCCAAAAAAGACTGTTACACTCATTATAATCTTCTTCACCCTAACAATTCTAATCCTAGCGTCATTCCTTAAAGGCTTCTCTCTTGTTTCCAATGGAAACGTACAAGAACAAGAATTTACACATTCTTCAACTCCAAATCTAATTGTAAACCTTGCCTGTACCAGAACTCTATACCCTTCATTATGCCTCAAAACTCTATCTTCCATTCAAATTCCCAAGAATTCTGCAACTTTTGGCCACATTCTTGAATTTACAATCAATGAAACTGAGAAATCTGTTGCCACCGCAAGAAAACATGTAACGGGCCTTCTTGGTTTTCAAGATTTGATTTCTCAAGAAAAAATTGCGTTAAGAGATTGCTTGGAGATGTTGGATCAAACCCGTTACGAACTCGGACAAGCACCTGATGATCTTCAGGTTTTTTCTGCATCTAATCTCAAGACTCTGCTTAGTGCAGCAATGACTAATCAGCATACTTGCATTGACGGGTTCTCTGATTTGGATCGATCCGATTTCAAGAATCAGAAAGGTCTGAAGTCCAAGATTCAAGACTTGTTTAGTCCGATTACTGGTATGATTAGTAATTGTTTGTCAATCATCACATATATGGAGAGTGTAACTGATGAGGATATAAAAACTGTTCAAGAACGGAAGAAGTTTGTTAAGTGGTTTCCAAGAAACAGGTTTCATCCACGGATGGGTTCTAATATTAGGCCTAACATTGTTGTTGCTAGAGATGGGAGTGGTAATTGTAGCTTGATTGGCGAGGCTATAGAGATGGCA is a window of Mercurialis annua linkage group LG2, ddMerAnnu1.2, whole genome shotgun sequence DNA encoding:
- the LOC126666977 gene encoding sucrose synthase, which gives rise to MAERAITRVHSIRERLDETLAANRNEIVALLTRIEGKGKGILQHHQIIAEFEAIPEDSRKKLLESVFGEVLRAAQEAIVVSPWIALAVRPRPGVWEYLRVNVHALAVEELKVAEYLHFKEELVDPSQNGNFVLELDFEPFNASFPRPTLSKYIGNGVEFLNRHLSAKLFHDKESFHPLLEFLKVHCHKGKNMMLNDKIQNLDSLQYVLRKAEEYLITLPATTPCSDFESKFQEIGLEKGWGNTAERVLEMIQLLLDLLEAPDPCTLETFLGRIPMVFNVVIMSPHGYFAQDNVLGYPDTGGQVVYILDQVRALETEMLQRIKQQGLDIIPRILIITRLLPDAVGTTCGQRLEKVDGSEHSDILRIPFRTEKGIVRKWISRFEVWPYLETFTEDVATEISKEFQGKPDLIIGNYSDGNIVATLLAHKLGVTECTIAHALEKTKYPESDIYWKSMDEKYHFSCQFTADLIAMNHTDFIITSTFQEIAGSKDTVGQYESHTAFTLPGLYRVVHGIDVFDPKFNIVSPGADEEIYYPYTETDRRLTAFHPEIEELLYSPVENKEHLCVLKDRNKPIIFTMARLDRVKNLGGLVEWYGKNAKLRELANLVVVGGDRRKESKDLEEQAEMKKMHGLIEKYNLNGQFRWISSQMNRVRNGELYRYICDGKGVFVQPAIYEAFGLTVVEAMSCGLPTFATCNGGPAEIIVHGKSGFHIDPYHGDQAAELLVEFFEKSKVDPSHWDKISHGGLQRIQEKYTWKIYSQRLLTLTGVYGFWKHVSKLDRRESKRYIEMFYALKYKKLADSVPLTVE